Proteins co-encoded in one Garra rufa chromosome 21, GarRuf1.0, whole genome shotgun sequence genomic window:
- the exo1 gene encoding exonuclease 1 has protein sequence MGIQGLLQFIKDASEPINVKKYRGQTVAVDTYCWLHKGAFSCAEKLAKGEPTDQYVSYCMKFVDMLLSFGVKPILVFDGRNLPSKKEVEKSRRERRQANLQKGKQLLREGKISEARECFTRSVNITPSMAHDVIKTARMRGVDCVVAPYEADAQLAFLNKSGIAQAVITEDSDLLAFGCKKVILKMDKQGNGLEIDQCHLGRCKSLGNIFTEEKFRYMCILSGCDYLPSLYGIGLGKACKLLRMANNPDILKVIKKIGQYLKMDIAVPDEYIEGFTKANNTFLYQLVFDPLRRKVVPLNPYPDHVDPASLSYAGTNVGDEKGLEMALGNMDINTMQRIDDFNPDAPYTQPSKAPRSSSWNDRCDKSGPVQMSIWSKSYEPGCTQPKSPVAAKRPPPTRGKERIVNVQSLKLPQREAQVKRPCEDTGLSVDDLLGQYSPGVKRRCPETPPTTEALTNDKFASKEKGCGSTVGQSRPRNRFATLLQWRNQSEEGTGEQITHSRFFCKGESSIAETQEDLLKQDSPQLVKSPETCVLQSEGNTPELCPDTDPEREQAEDESPRPSPSPSHSARPARLGLGVFSWSGSTRELSKSASQPHTVTTDKHRSSTPSGLSTLQQFHRKTGSSLSSSAVEGTEVAEKSPRCSPSQDSAYFSQSSSTSAGTEDSLVTEDNSDKEKERDSDGSNSPSSSPTDKLKPVLNRTKVSGLSRKQPCGQGKGGKIETSAPARPSGLRKKASGKKSTVNNENTPGLQATISGLWGAFSFKKDISKMNACKKGEPMSPVRENVMTELTEADQEILIIAE, from the exons ATGGGAATTCAAGGCCTGTTGCAGTTTATCAAAGATGCCTCGGAGCCCATCAATGTAAAAAAGTATAGGGGGCAGACGGTGGCAGTGGACACATACTGCTGGCTCCACAAAGGGGCATTTTCATGTGCAGAGAAACTTGCAAAAGGAGAACCTACAGATCA GTATGTATCCTACTGTATGAAGTTTGTGGATATGCTGCTTTCTTTTGGTGTTAAACCAATCTTGGTGTTTGACGGACGTAATTTGCCCTCCAAAAAGGAAGTGGAGAAGTCCCGGCGCGA GCGTCGACAGGCAAATTTGCAGAAAGGCAAACAGCTGCTGCGGGAGGGTAAGATATCAGAAGCCAGAGAATGTTTTACTCGCAGTGTTAATATCACCCCATCCATGGCACATGATGTCATTAAG ACCGCCAGGATGCGTGGAGTGGACTGCGTTGTTGCTCCGTATGAAGCAGATGCCCAGTTAGCTTTCCTGAACAAATCTGGTATCGCTCAGGCAGTGATCACAGAGGACTCAGATCTGCTGGCATTTGGCTGCAAAAAG GTGATTTTAAAGATGGATAAACAAGGTAACGGACTGGAGATTGATCAGTGTCACCTGGGCCGCTGCAAGTCTCTCGGCAACATCTTCACAGAAGAGAAGTTCCGTTACATGTGCATCCTTTCTGGCTGCGACTATTTGCCATCTCTGTATGGAATCGGACTGGGAAAAGCATGCAAACTGCTTAGGATGGCAAATAACCCAGATATTCTAAAG GTGATAAAGAAGATAGGTCAGTACCTGAAGATGGACATTGCTGTGCCAGATGAATACATTGAGGGTTTCACAAAAGCCAACAACACATTTCTGTATCAACTGGTCTTTGATCCCTTGAGGAGGAAGGTGGTTCCTTTGAACCCTTACCCAGATCACGTTGACCCTGCTTCCCTCAGCTATGCTGGAAC TAATGTAGGAGATGAGAAAGGGCTGGAAATGGCTCTTGGGAATATGGACATTAACACAATGCAAAGGATAGATGACTTCAACCCTGACGCACCTTACACTCAG CCCTCTAAAGCTCCTCGCAGTAGTTCTTGGAATGACAGATGTGACAAAAGTGGCCCGGTGCAGATGAGTATCTGGAGCAAGAGCTATGAACCAGGTTGCACCCAGCCAAAGAGTCCTGTCGCCGCCAAAAGACCCCCTCCTACTCGGGGCAAAGAGAGGATCGTCAACGTGCAGAGTCTAAAATTGCCCCAAAGAGAGGCACAGGTGAAAAGACCCTGTGAAG acacAGGCCTCTCTGTAGATGACCTGTTAGGGCAGTATTCACCTGGGGTAAAGAGACGCTGTCCTGAAACTCCACCCACCACTGAGGCACTTACCAATGACAAATTTGCTTCTAAGGAGAAGGGGTGTGGCAGCACAGTTGGACAGTCCCGCCCTCGAAATCGCTTTGCTACACTGTTGCAGTGGAGGAACCAATCAGAAGAGGGCACTGGAGAGCAGATCACACACAGCAG GTTCTTCTGTAAAGGTGAATCCAGTATAGCAGAGACACAGGAAGACTTGCTGAAACAAGATTCACCTCAGCTTGTGAAGTCTCCAGAAACATGTGTCTTACAATCTGAAGGAAACACGCCAGAATTGTGTCCGGACACTGACCCAGAGAGAGAACAGGCTGAAGATGAGTCACCCAGACCATCTCCATCTCCATCTCACTCCGCCAGGCCTGCTAGATTGGGTCTTGGGGTCTTTAGTTGGTCAGGAAGCACCAGAGAACTCAGTAAATCTGCTTCACAACCACACACTGTTACCACAGACAAACACCGGTCCTCCACACCATCGGGGTTATCCACCCTGCAGCAGTTCCACAGAAAGACGGGCTCTTCTCTGTCGTCATCTGCTGTAGAGGGCACAGAGGTTGCAGAGAAATCCCCCAGGTGTTCTCCCTCTCAGGACAGTGCATATTTCTCTCAATCCAGCAGCACCTCTGCTGGTACTGAGGACTCCCTAGTCACAGAGGACAACTCTGATAAG GAAAAGGAGAGAGATTCGGATGGCTCCAACAGCCCAAGCAGTTCTCCCACAGACAAGCTGAAACCTGTTCTGAACAGAACAAAG GTCTCAGGGCTGTCTCGGAAACAGCCTTGTGGGCAGGGTAAAGGCGGTAAAATCGAGACCTCCGCTCCTGCTAGGCCCAGCGGTCTGAGGAAGAAAGCGAGTGGGAAAAAGAGTACCGTCAACAATGAAAACACTCCAGGCCTGCAGGCCACCATCAGCGGCCTTTGGGGGGCCTTCAGCTTCAAGAA ggACATTTCAAAGATGAACGCTTGCAAAAAAGGAGAGCCGATGTCTCCGGTCAGAGAGAATGTGATGACAGAACTGACTGAAGCAGATCAAGAGATTCTCATCATTGCAGAATGA
- the yipf4 gene encoding protein YIPF4 — MQFSPTNGDFTFVSSTDAEELSGTIDAPDITLNMGPDSTRDTYATTFLRQRGYGWLLEVDEDDTEDTKPLLEELDIDLKDIYYKIRCVLMPMPSLGFNRQVVRDNPDFWGPLAVVLLFSMISIYGQFRVVSWIITIWIFGSLTIFLLARVLGGEVSYGQVLGVIGYSLLPLIVIAPLLLVIGAFDVVSTLIKLFGVFWAAYSAASLLVGDEFKTKKPLLIYPIFLLYIYFLSLYTGV, encoded by the exons ATGCAGTTCTCTCCCACCAACGGAGATTTTACCTTCGTCTCCTCGACGGACGCTGAAG AGCTCAGCGGCACCATCGATGCTCCTGATATCACATTAAATATGGGCCCTGATTCCACCAGGGACACTTACGCCACCACCTTTTTAAGGCAGAGAGGTTACGGATGGCTGCTGGAAGTGGATGAAGATGATACTGAGGACACTAAACCGCTCCT GGAGGAGCTGGACATTGATTTAAAGGACATCTACTACAAGATCAGGTGTGTGTTGATGCCCATGCCCTCACTGGGTTTTAACAGACAGGTGGTGAGGGACAATCCTGATTTCTGGGGCCCGCTGGCTGTTGTTCTGCTCTTCTCCATGATCTCCATCTACGGACAGTTTAGG GTTGTTTCCTGGATTATTACAATCTGGATATTTGGATCATTGACGATTTTCCTTCTTGCAAGAGTGCTGGGTGGAGAG gtGTCTTATGGGCAAGTGCTTGGAGTTATTGGCTATTCTTTGCTCCCACTCATTGTAATAGCTCCACTTCTCCTGGTCATTGGGGCTTTTGACGTCGTCTCTACACTCATAAAg cTTTTTGGAGTATTCTGGGCTGCGTACAGTGCTGCCTCTTTACTCGTCGGTGATGAATTCAAAACGAAGAAACCCCTTCTCATATATCCCATCTTCCTTTTGTACATCTACTTCCTGTCTCTGTATACCGGAGTCTGA